The region TACCCTTCTCTAACGCACTGGTACAAAACCTCTCCTTCTTTGGTTAAGCGCATTCCTTTTGCCACTCGAATAAAAAGTTGACAGTTAAGAACAGATTCTAATTGCTTTATTGCCTGACTGACTGCAGGCTGCGAGATGCATACCCGTTTGGCAGCTAAAGAAATACTACCTTCTTTGGCAACATAGTAAAATATTTTATAGTATTCCAGATTGGCTTTTGCCATAAGTCCCCCTTCCTACCAACAGGCTGTAAATTTGGGCTCAGCACAAATTTACTATTGAAAAATCTTAGATTTTTCAATTTTCTCCTCTATTTTAAGAATTTACGAATCATTTTCAAATTCTTCTCTGTATATGGATGGTATCTCATCGGAAGATCAAGCCAATTTGCTTTTTTCACAATGCTCTTAGTATGACTAAACGTGCGAAAACTTTCAAATCCATGATAACTTCCCATACCACTAGCACCAACACCACCAAATCCCATATAAGGTGTTGCAAGATGAATAATGGTATCGTTGACACATCCACCACCAAAAGAAACGTGCTTTAATACTTTCTTTTCTATCTGTACATTCGTTGTAAATAAATAGCATGCCAATGGCTTTTCGTGTGCTGTGACATACTCTATTACTTCCTCTATTGTCTTATAGCTAAGTACAGGGAGAATCGGTCCAAAAATTTCTTCTTGCATTATATTGGAATCCGTTGATACACTTTTTAGTACCGTAGGTTCAATCTTTCTTATATTATCCTGTCCTTTTCCACCGATGACAATATCTTCTCCCTCAAGAAGGGAAAGTAATCTATGATAATGATGTTCATTAATAATTTTCGGAAGATTTTCATTCTTTAAAGGTTCTTCACCAAAGAATTTGTGTACCCACAACCCTAATTTCTTAAAAAATTCCTCTTCCACTTCTTTCTGAACGAAAACATAATCAGGTGCAACACATGTCTGACCAGCATTGAGATACTTTCCAAAAGCAACACGCTTTGCAGCAAGATTGATATCTGCTGATTTCTCAATAATACAAGGGCTCTTACCTCCAAGCTCTAATGACACTGGAGTTAGGAATTGAGCTGCTGCTTCCATAACAATCTTTCCGACTTCGACACCACCGGTAAAGAAGATATAATCAAATCTCGTAGCCAGTAATCCCTGATTCTCTTTTCTACCGCCTTCAATTACCGTAACGTACTCCTTTGGAAAGCAAGCACGTATTAAGGTATTGATTACTTTAGACGTTTCTGCTGCATATGCGGACGGCTTTAATACTGCACAGTTTCCTGCTGTAATAGCACCAATTAATGGTTCTATGCATAATTGAAATGGATAATTCCAAGGAGACATAATTAGTACAACACCATATGGTTCCGATATGGTAAAACTCTTTGAAGGAAATTGCGCAAGTGGAGTTTTAACACTCTTTGGTTTGGACCACTTTTTCACATGTGCGATACAATGACGGATTTCATCAAGTACCATACCGATTTCTGTCATATAAGATTCAAAACTTGATTTATTTAGGTCTTTCTTTAAAGCCTCCATTATTTCTGCTTCTCGATTTTTAATCTCGGACTGAAGTTTCTTTAGTGCTTGAATTCGAAAATCCACTTGTTTGGTCTTGCCAGTACGAAAGAATTCTCTTTGGTTTGTTACAAGTTTTTGATACCCTGTTTCTATCTCACTCATCACTACCTCCTAACACCACAGTAAAGCTATGGTTTCTTTTCATAAATCTAGCTCTAAGTTTTCAATAAATTTTGCTATCTAGTTTATTCAATGCAAAATTAATTACTCATGTTGTCTACTCTATCATCGTATATTATACTATATAGGAAGAAAGGTTAAAAGGAATTTTATTTTCCCTACTTATTAAGAAAATATGTTGAGTTGGGGATAATAATACTAAATGAAATCGTAATTAGGAGGTGCTATGAAAATTGTAGTAGATGCGGATGCATGCCCAGTGAAAGGAATCATCGAACGACTGGCAAAGGAGCATCAGATTGAAGTTATCATGTTCATTGATACTAGTCATGAACTATACTCAGACTATAGTAAAATAATTACGGTGAGTAAAGCACCCGATGCTGTTGATTTTGCATTATTAAATCAAACGAGTCCAAATGATATTGTAGTTACGCAGGATTATGGAGTTGCAGCCATGGCACTTGGTAAGAAGGCAAAAGCCTTGCATCCAAGTGGTAAGATTTTTACAAATGATAACATTAATCAAATGCTATTTGAACGCCATATCGCAAAAGAGCAACGGCGTCATGGGAAGCAAAATCTCCATAGTAAGAATAATAAAAAACGGACTACAGGGGATGACATCCATTTTGAATCTTCCTTAAATGAATTGTTAAAGTCTATTTCAAGCTGACCGCAGGAATGGTTTCCACAACCTTCCTGCTAAATCAGCATGTAAAGATCCTTTCTAGTACTTTAGGTGATAAAGTGCATCATGTATAAAATTTACATAAAAAATCACCACCCAGTAGCTTATAATACTGCCACTGAGTGGTTCATTACTGTATATGTTTATACATTAATTTCTGCCTTAAATCCAAGTAACTCGTTGTTCTCTTCAAGGATTGGGCGTATCACTGATTCTATAAATTCTTCGGTCTGCTCTTTTGCTCTTCCAGTATATCTAGATGGTTCCATTACCTTCTTTAAATCCTCTAAGGTCATATTAAAGGCTGGATCAGCTGCAATTAATTCTAAAAGATTATTCTCTAATCCTAGTTCTTTCACATTACGGCCAGCTTCCATGCTTAGAGTACGAATTCTTTCGTGTAGCTCTTGGCGGTCTCCACCCGCTTTTACAGCATCCATCATGATGTTTTCTGTCGCCATGAACGGAAGCTCTGACATTAAGCGTTTTTCAATTACCTTTGGATAAACTACCAAGCCATCCACTACATTCATATATAAATCAAGAATACTATCGATTGCAAGAAATGCTTCTGGTACACTTAATCGTTTATTTGCAGAATCATCTAAGGTTCTTTCAAACCACTGTGTAGCGGAAGTAATCGCTGGATTTAGTGCATCCACCATCACATAACGAGCGAGAGAGG is a window of Lachnoclostridium phytofermentans ISDg DNA encoding:
- a CDS encoding YaiI/YqxD family protein, producing the protein MKIVVDADACPVKGIIERLAKEHQIEVIMFIDTSHELYSDYSKIITVSKAPDAVDFALLNQTSPNDIVVTQDYGVAAMALGKKAKALHPSGKIFTNDNINQMLFERHIAKEQRRHGKQNLHSKNNKKRTTGDDIHFESSLNELLKSISS
- a CDS encoding aldehyde dehydrogenase, which translates into the protein MSEIETGYQKLVTNQREFFRTGKTKQVDFRIQALKKLQSEIKNREAEIMEALKKDLNKSSFESYMTEIGMVLDEIRHCIAHVKKWSKPKSVKTPLAQFPSKSFTISEPYGVVLIMSPWNYPFQLCIEPLIGAITAGNCAVLKPSAYAAETSKVINTLIRACFPKEYVTVIEGGRKENQGLLATRFDYIFFTGGVEVGKIVMEAAAQFLTPVSLELGGKSPCIIEKSADINLAAKRVAFGKYLNAGQTCVAPDYVFVQKEVEEEFFKKLGLWVHKFFGEEPLKNENLPKIINEHHYHRLLSLLEGEDIVIGGKGQDNIRKIEPTVLKSVSTDSNIMQEEIFGPILPVLSYKTIEEVIEYVTAHEKPLACYLFTTNVQIEKKVLKHVSFGGGCVNDTIIHLATPYMGFGGVGASGMGSYHGFESFRTFSHTKSIVKKANWLDLPMRYHPYTEKNLKMIRKFLK